The genomic segment CTGCTTGATGAGTCTTGTGCTTATAGGATGAACTTTTGCGATAAGCGGCTTATTGGTAGGTTGTTTATCGATTAAGTGTTTAATCGGACGATAAGTATTGCTTAACTTTTTATCATTAGCTTTCGGCGTAAATAAATTTGTCTGAGGATAAGAAACTTCCGCCGCTCGGGCTTGGTTGTTCTGTAGGTGCTGCTTAGAACGATGCGACGCTATCGATTTTACTCTGTCTTGCGGACGGTGAAGTTGCGCATTATGCGAATGTGAATACGTAGGCTTTTTTTCAGTAACAGCAAACTTGCTTGCTCCAGAATCAGCTAATTGATGTGTAGCTTTCTGGTTTTTCTGAATTTTTTTATGCGAATTACTGGCTTTACCCAATCGATCCTCATATTTATCGATATAGTGATCGGCGATGTTGTCAATAGATGCATTTGCTAGGGTTTGTTGATTATTCGTATACCGCTTCTGCCGTGACGATCGACTGGAATTGTTATGTGAAACATTGCTGTAAGTCTGATCCAAATATTTTTCGCTTATATCGGCAAAACTGCTAGCCTGATTAATTTTTTCGACGTAATTTTTCAATAGTATTTCCTGATCAAGTAATGTCAACGTTGCAGATAATACCTTTTCTTGCATTTCTGCTCGTTGATAAAATTGACTAAAAATAATCGTACACAGATCACGCGGTGTCGTATTACTATTAAATGCATTACTTAACATCAAATCAGTATCATTATTGCGTATAAAACTAAACAGTCCGATTTTTTTAAGAAAAATAAGCTCAGACTCTTTTTCTATATCGGTAGGGGTTATGACTATAATTTCTTTGTCATTACCGAAAACTAAAGGTGAACGCTCCAAACCCCAATGATCATTATTAAAAATAATATTCATAGGATTATGCTTATTATGTAAGATAATATTCAGATTCTGATACCAGTTATCGACTAAGCTATTTTTTAATCTGACCGTAGCAATAGGCCAAGTCGTCATCAAACGCGTGCAACGCTTCGATATCAGATAATAGTGTGCATTCAAGGTAATAACTAAGTCCTGCTCATGCTGGGATACACTCAGTGAAATCTCCTGTTGAGGACACTCTTGTTTGGCTTGTTTTAACACCCGGCGTAAATCCAAAGTATCGGTGCGATCTTCATGCACTTTGTATAATGTGATTTCTGGGATAGGAAATCTGTCAGGAGTCGGCGCCGCGCTAATGACATAAACATTTTCGGCGCCATTGCCCATTAAATGGCTTTTAGCCCCAGCATTATTATAGAGAATTTGATGTTTTTCATGTCCAATCAATACCGTTTCATTCTGCTGGAGTCGGATCGATAGTGCCATGTTAAGACGCCGAGCTATCGCTGGGTAATCCCTCACGATTTCCTCGATGGTTTTATTACTACGCAGCTGCGCGTAGCTGGTATTTCTATCTAGTAGCTTGATTTCTGCATCCTGAAAAACGTAATACGCATTAATCGGACATTCTGGATAATGCATTTTTTTATCATGAAATAAGCTGAGATTTTTAAAAGGATCCAAAATAATGAGATTGAAGGATTTATTCTGAAATAAAAGATTAAAAGTAATGTTGCTAGCTTGAAGGATAATAGCATTCAGATCATCAAGTGAAAAATCAAAATAAAATCGATGCGAAGTAGGGTCTGTAAATAGCAGCTGAACATGAGTTTCACCGGTTTCGTCATGTGGAATCCTATAATTAGCCGACTCTAGACGATCACTCGATCCAAACGCATGGACCACCGCGTTATTTCTTAATACGATTTTGGGATTTTTGCTGGATTTGTCGGTAATGTAGATGTGATCCCGATGATCATTATTTTCACCGCCAAAACTGTCCAGGTACTCTAGTTTTTCAGTGATGTAAATAATATCTTGCTTATTCTTTCTCCCATCGATTTGCTGGATATTATCTATTTGCAGTCCGTTCCCACACTGTTGTCCGATGAGGCTCTCGCTTTTGTTTTTTCCACAGACAACTCTTTGATTATCGAGCAATACATAACCACTACTATTTTGATAAAAGTTCTCTAAGCTGATTTTATTATGGTTCCCTGCTCCACCCTTCAGCCTTCCTAAAATAGCATTCCCTTGCAACAAGAATAGATCAGCGACATTGCCACCCTGGTAGTTTATAGCGCCATTATTCACTAGAAAAATATTAGGGGTATCGGCTAAGCCTATGACTGTGTGATTACCCGCATCCAGTGAAATGAGTGTGTAATTTTCTGTTCTATTTAGCTTATATTCTATACCTAGCGCATTTTTACAAAGATACATCGACATTTCATTATCTTTGCCCATGAAAGGAGGATACGGAACAATGGGAACCCATAGATTTGACCTTGAAAAAGGCTCCGCTTTTTTACCGAATAAACAAAATAAGTTTACTTCGCGCTGATCATCGGGCATGGTTTCATTTAAGCTTAGCTGAATTTTTTTATCTAAAAAAACCTCACTCGATCCCCCTTCCATGGAAAAAATAATGCGTTTAATTTCTTTATGTTTTTTTAAAAAATCTACCGCGCTTTGTACACGTTGATTATTAGTTGCCTTAGCTTCAATGTAAGCCGAAGGAGCAAAATGAAAAAAAGCACGCACCTCTTGAATAATTTTTTCTTTTTCGCTGAGATGCACATATTTTTCAATGGTTGTCATTTGATTTTTTACATGGACAACATCCGAGCCTAGCCAGACTAATGCACCTATCCCTTCTCCTAAGGGTCCGGTAAACGCTGATACACCTTCTATAACATCAAAATACTCGGCGGCTTCGACCCCCGATACAAGTCCATCAATGCTGACTATGACTCCATTAGAAATGAGTCCAGGTAATACCTGCTTATTTCCGGCCTTATATTCTTCTATTTGATTTTTTAAATTATACGCAAAAAAAACCGATACCCCTCGAGCAAGAAAAGGTGAGGCCACTTTCATGCTGCTCCCTAAAAACCGTCTTTTTCCAGCTGTGATCACCTCTTCATTGGTTAATATACTAAGTGCCAGCTTGCCGTTTAGCGATGCTTGACGCACTAACAAGTCAGCCGACGTTAATATTTCACCCTGGGTTAATAATTCATTCGAAACTTCACCCAATATCGTACTACTTGAAAGTAAAGCAAAATTAAACGCTACCGTGCGTAAATCACCTTGGAGTAGTGCGGATAAAGTATCTTTGGTAAATAAGCTTGAAGAGACCAACTTGGCGACTTGGCTAACTTTTTGTAGGTGCTGTTTAATGCGCTGATATTGCACCTGCTTTCCGCTGGTTTCTTGCTCCTTCCCGGAACGCAAACAACGGGCATCGATGGTTCTTTTTTTTCTTTTTTCAAAAGATGCACAATCCATTTCTTGAGAAGGAAACATTTTCTCCTCAAATTCATAAACTAACCGAACTGCGTCCAATTGTCTCGCTCTTTCCTCTTTAATAGGTGACATGCGACCCAGTCGATAATGTTTATCGGAAATTTCGTATTTATATTCTAAAATTTTTCTGATGTCTTGCTTAGTAATGATTTCTTGCTCGAGTCGCTCTTCTATATAATTCATCGTACTCGTTAGAAGCAGTAGAAAGGGATATCGAGTGTAAACAAACAAAGCTTCGCCGATAAACTTAAGATACTCATCTCGGCTATAGATCATATACGCCGTATCCAATAAATAAAGCAAACGTGAAGCATCAAACTCAGAATAGGTAATGATATCTAAAATCCTTTTTCGAGCGGCGCGCAGCTTTAATGCTTCTGCTAACTCGACATGTTGATTCATGTGTAATAAAAAATGCAGATAATGAAATTCTATTTCCTTACCTGCCGAAAAACCTTCGGTTAACTTCAGAATTTTTTTTACTGTTTCTAAAAATGCAGCTTCATTCTTCTCTAAGTTAATACGTGTGACTTTCTGCACTAATCGATGAATCGTGGATTTATCTTGTTGACTGCCTTCACTAATCATTGAATAGCTTTTTAGTAGATGAATGGCGAATGCCAATTTTTCACTCTGTTCTAAAGGAATAAAAAAATTATTCGCAATATCATCAGGACATATGTACGCCATAATATTCAAAATTTCTAAAGCTTTTTCGCCAGCGGATCGATCCTGCCTAATTTTATCGAGTGTTATTTGCCAAGTCGTAAACACCGTTCTGGCATAGGGGTCATTACTGTAGCTTGCAAAATCGAAATTCAGTATTTCTAAACCTTTTGCTTTATACAATTCTAGATAATCTAGGATTCCAAATTGAATATTGACATTACTTTGGATATTAATATAGGCAATGGCTTGCTGTAAGGCTAACGGCAATCCTTGCAATACGCCGGTTAATTCTTTGATTTTTTCATCTTGAGATTGATCTTCTGCCGCTATATTTAATGCTGATTTGATTAACTCTTTACCCTCCTCTTCAGTGAGGACATTAAGTGTGGTTACACTTGCTATATTTCCCCAATTCCTATAGCGGGAAGTGATCAAGATTGCCGGCTTATTACCCAGCAATGACTTAGGTAAAAAATTTTCAAATTCTCTATAATTCTCTACGTTATCAAAAATAAATAAGCTTTTCCCGGTAGAAAAATACGCATAAACTTCTTCTAAAATCTCTTCTATGTCTTTTGAATTACCATACCTATCTTTCCTTTCAATAGTTAATTTAACAGCCAATTTTCTGATTGAATTGGCAAGATCACCTTTAGTTTCAGCATTGATCCATAGCACATTGTTATCATAATCGGCGGCATAGGTTTCAGCATAACGTAAAGCCAGTTGAGTTTTTCCTATTCCGCCTAAACCACTGACAGAAGCCTGAATAGCGTTAGAAGATTTATCGCCTGAGCTAGCGGAATTTACCGACAACCCTGACATCGCTTGTGCAATAACGGCAGTATTTCGAGTAGATAATAAAGCCTTATGTAATTCTGCTAATACTTTTTTTCTACCAACAAAATTAGTCACTGGTTTTCTTAAATCAAAGAGTACCGGGTCCTTGGTGATGACGGGTTCGACTCTCTGTGATGCGATAATAGGATAGCGATTTTTAATTTTATCCAGTATGCGCTTAGATGCTTGCGGAATAGCAGCAACCTGTAAAAAATATTCATGTCTTCTTAAGTTATATTGAAAAATTGTTTCTGAACGAGGAAATATTTCTTGTTGATATTCGCCTTGCAAGGATACTTTTAACTCTCCATTAACTTGCTTTTCCCAACTAAAAAGACGTCGGTAAGCATATTCTGCACTATCTGCTGAGATATTTTTTTTATAAAACTTTTTTGCCTCACTGCCGGTATTAACGACGAGCCCGACTTTTTCATATA from the Rickettsiella endosymbiont of Aleochara curtula genome contains:
- a CDS encoding NB-ARC domain-containing protein; amino-acid sequence: MVKIIELETAPNNFTLQPADRSQQFTLSRSKRNEPEQKKIRIESKEEEVTARLETFVISFINEFSKRLIIYHITAKGERLTVEALKAELKTGATAALVGMGVSQSLLGSLPSIVASVRSLSSHYYLSKEKAQKITKNLQNIAQGDLSSVLAEAAVEIFYSFESQFMQLTDEAGDKMAMEKLAEDAAARALNYIAENANDNPDITHELITKAVILGKSEKFFDPSIKNVRIRISGSILQDTFGKNVNTVNVYEKVGLVVNTGSEAKKFYKKNISADSAEYAYRRLFSWEKQVNGELKVSLQGEYQQEIFPRSETIFQYNLRRHEYFLQVAAIPQASKRILDKIKNRYPIIASQRVEPVITKDPVLFDLRKPVTNFVGRKKVLAELHKALLSTRNTAVIAQAMSGLSVNSASSGDKSSNAIQASVSGLGGIGKTQLALRYAETYAADYDNNVLWINAETKGDLANSIRKLAVKLTIERKDRYGNSKDIEEILEEVYAYFSTGKSLFIFDNVENYREFENFLPKSLLGNKPAILITSRYRNWGNIASVTTLNVLTEEEGKELIKSALNIAAEDQSQDEKIKELTGVLQGLPLALQQAIAYINIQSNVNIQFGILDYLELYKAKGLEILNFDFASYSNDPYARTVFTTWQITLDKIRQDRSAGEKALEILNIMAYICPDDIANNFFIPLEQSEKLAFAIHLLKSYSMISEGSQQDKSTIHRLVQKVTRINLEKNEAAFLETVKKILKLTEGFSAGKEIEFHYLHFLLHMNQHVELAEALKLRAARKRILDIITYSEFDASRLLYLLDTAYMIYSRDEYLKFIGEALFVYTRYPFLLLLTSTMNYIEERLEQEIITKQDIRKILEYKYEISDKHYRLGRMSPIKEERARQLDAVRLVYEFEEKMFPSQEMDCASFEKRKKRTIDARCLRSGKEQETSGKQVQYQRIKQHLQKVSQVAKLVSSSLFTKDTLSALLQGDLRTVAFNFALLSSSTILGEVSNELLTQGEILTSADLLVRQASLNGKLALSILTNEEVITAGKRRFLGSSMKVASPFLARGVSVFFAYNLKNQIEEYKAGNKQVLPGLISNGVIVSIDGLVSGVEAAEYFDVIEGVSAFTGPLGEGIGALVWLGSDVVHVKNQMTTIEKYVHLSEKEKIIQEVRAFFHFAPSAYIEAKATNNQRVQSAVDFLKKHKEIKRIIFSMEGGSSEVFLDKKIQLSLNETMPDDQREVNLFCLFGKKAEPFSRSNLWVPIVPYPPFMGKDNEMSMYLCKNALGIEYKLNRTENYTLISLDAGNHTVIGLADTPNIFLVNNGAINYQGGNVADLFLLQGNAILGRLKGGAGNHNKISLENFYQNSSGYVLLDNQRVVCGKNKSESLIGQQCGNGLQIDNIQQIDGRKNKQDIIYITEKLEYLDSFGGENNDHRDHIYITDKSSKNPKIVLRNNAVVHAFGSSDRLESANYRIPHDETGETHVQLLFTDPTSHRFYFDFSLDDLNAIILQASNITFNLLFQNKSFNLIILDPFKNLSLFHDKKMHYPECPINAYYVFQDAEIKLLDRNTSYAQLRSNKTIEEIVRDYPAIARRLNMALSIRLQQNETVLIGHEKHQILYNNAGAKSHLMGNGAENVYVISAAPTPDRFPIPEITLYKVHEDRTDTLDLRRVLKQAKQECPQQEISLSVSQHEQDLVITLNAHYYLISKRCTRLMTTWPIATVRLKNSLVDNWYQNLNIILHNKHNPMNIIFNNDHWGLERSPLVFGNDKEIIVITPTDIEKESELIFLKKIGLFSFIRNNDTDLMLSNAFNSNTTPRDLCTIIFSQFYQRAEMQEKVLSATLTLLDQEILLKNYVEKINQASSFADISEKYLDQTYSNVSHNNSSRSSRQKRYTNNQQTLANASIDNIADHYIDKYEDRLGKASNSHKKIQKNQKATHQLADSGASKFAVTEKKPTYSHSHNAQLHRPQDRVKSIASHRSKQHLQNNQARAAEVSYPQTNLFTPKANDKKLSNTYRPIKHLIDKQPTNKPLIAKVHPISTRLIKQQDGTHQQPREPLSRVSAAPDVTATLFAFNIFMRTSTREKYRPPMSKQTAKQHAKTERKIEVAKAKTFRLPRTKFIEVNARGFGLN